A region from the Candidatus Palauibacter australiensis genome encodes:
- a CDS encoding pyruvate dehydrogenase complex E1 component subunit beta, with the protein MAVLTYREALNDALREEMERDDSTFIIGEEVGEYDGAYKVTKGLLDQFGEWRVRDAPIAELGFAGLGVGAAMAGLRPIVEFMTWNFALLAIDEVVNAAAKMFQMSGGQYNVPIVFRGPGGAALQLAAQHSQSPEPWYSYVPGLKVIAPATAKDAKGLLKSAIRDNDPVVFIESEIMYNLVRDEVPEEEYLTPIGKAEVKREGSDVTVVCHSKMVHQALAAARALEKEEIDVEVLDLRTVRPLDVDAVVASVKKTNRAVVAEEGWPMCNIGAQVVDDIQREAFDSLDAPVARVNGLDVPMPYAKNLEKLVTPNADHVAAAVRHVCYAD; encoded by the coding sequence ATGGCCGTCCTCACGTATCGGGAAGCGCTGAACGACGCCCTCCGCGAAGAGATGGAGCGGGACGACTCGACCTTCATCATCGGCGAGGAGGTGGGCGAGTACGACGGCGCCTACAAGGTCACGAAGGGGCTGCTCGACCAGTTCGGGGAATGGCGCGTGCGGGACGCCCCGATCGCCGAGTTGGGGTTCGCGGGGCTCGGCGTGGGCGCGGCGATGGCGGGGCTGCGGCCGATCGTCGAGTTCATGACGTGGAACTTCGCCCTGCTCGCGATCGACGAGGTCGTGAACGCGGCGGCGAAGATGTTCCAGATGTCGGGCGGGCAGTACAACGTCCCCATCGTCTTCCGGGGACCGGGCGGCGCGGCGCTACAGCTCGCGGCGCAGCACTCGCAGTCGCCGGAGCCCTGGTACAGCTACGTGCCGGGGCTGAAGGTGATCGCGCCCGCCACGGCGAAGGACGCGAAGGGACTCCTCAAGAGCGCGATCCGCGACAACGACCCCGTCGTGTTCATCGAGAGCGAGATCATGTACAACCTCGTCCGGGATGAAGTGCCCGAGGAGGAGTACCTGACCCCGATCGGCAAGGCCGAGGTGAAGCGCGAGGGGTCGGACGTGACCGTCGTGTGCCACTCGAAGATGGTGCACCAGGCGCTCGCGGCGGCCCGCGCGCTGGAGAAGGAAGAGATCGACGTGGAGGTGCTGGACCTGCGCACGGTGCGACCGCTCGACGTGGACGCGGTCGTGGCCTCCGTGAAGAAGACGAACCGGGCCGTGGTCGCGGAAGAGGGGTGGCCGATGTGCAACATCGGGGCCCAGGTCGTGGACGACATCCAGCGCGAGGCGTTCGACTCCCTGGACGCCCCGGTGGCGCGCGTGAACGGGCTGGACGTGCCCATGCCCTACGCGAAGAACCTGGAGAAGCTCGTAACCCCCAATGCGGACCACGTGGCGGCGGCGGTGCGCCACGTGTGCTACGCGGACTAG